A genomic stretch from Thunnus maccoyii chromosome 19, fThuMac1.1, whole genome shotgun sequence includes:
- the LOC121885894 gene encoding plancitoxin-1-like: protein MWRLVLTVSLLCCSSEGSVTCRDEGDNPVDWYILYKTPRNPQLDGLDYIYIYPGANDEANSLRKKNINNPEGVLANTLQPLFKFDKNNPPKNFGFISYNDDVPEGYPASASASASASASADTSGGSAPSSFGHSKGVVMVEKNDPRGTTGTGVWLLHSTPKFPYKRDKDHFWPESGARNAQTFICVTFPYKTFKDIGEHLQLIRAFPFDYHIPSDFHKTLQEVKNKESHSTPKNPKLHELTSSGQKDFYSIAKQVSADGKPEDGDLYFSISEEIDSDVKVQSWGCQQDRDVSFCSQKKKVQNILFVDIGWAEWDSGSDHSKWCVAVDQNKPWTCIADVNRSESQYNRLGGALCINDEKVTNLFKGFAKYVEKC, encoded by the exons GTACATCTTATACAAGACACCCAGAAATCCACAGCTGGATGGTTTggattatatttacatttatccAGGTGCAAATGATGAGGCAAATTCTCTGCGtaagaaaaatatcaacaatccTGAAGGCGTCCTGGCAAACACCCTCCAGCCGctctttaaatttgacaaaaataatcCA CCAAAAAACTTTGGATTCATCAGCTACAATGATGATGTTCCAGAGGGTTAtcctgcttctgcttctgcttctgcttctgcttctgcttctgcagACACATCTGGAGGTTCAGCTCCTTCTTCATTCGGTCACAGTAAAG GGGTTGTGATGGTGGAGAAGAATGACCCTAGAGGCACTACAGGCACTGGAGTCTGGCTGTTACACAGCACACCAAAGTTCCCTTACAAGAGAGATAAAGATCATTTCTGGCCTGAAAGTGGAGCAAGAAACGCTCAGACATTCATCTGTGTAACGTTTCCctacaaaacatttaaagatataG GTGAACACCTGCAGCTCATCAGAGCTTTCCCATTCGATTATCATATTCCATCAGACTTTCATAAAACGCTTCAGGAAGTTAAAAACAAGGAAAGCCACAGTACTCCAAAAAATCCTAAGCTCCACGAGCTGACATCCAGTGGACAGAAGGATTTTTACAGCATTGCTAAACAAGTGTCAGCTGATGGTAAACCAGAGG ACGGAGATctttacttcagtatttcaGAGGAAATTGACAGTGATGTGAAGGTCCAGAGCTGGGGCTGCCAGCAAGACCGAGATGTTTCCTTCtgctctcaaaaaaaaaaagtgcaaaatatcCTCTTTGTAGACATTGGTTGGGCTGAATGGGACTCTGGCAGTGATCATTCAAAGTGGTGTGTAGCTGTGGATCAGAATAAACCCTGGACCTGTATTGCTGATGTAAACAGATCAGAGTCACAGTATAACAGGCTGGGAGGAGCGCTGTGCATTAACGATGAGAAAGTAACAAACCTATTCAAGGGCTTTGCAAAGTATGTGGAGAAATGTTGA